A region of the Mycoavidus sp. HKI genome:
GCGAGCTTAGTAGACGCGCTATCTTGAAAGTGCTGCTCAATTCTCTCAATCAACATCGAATTTTCCGTTGGCAATGGGCCATAATTAAAACATTACAATCGATTCTATCGTATTTGCTCACAGCCTTGGCAAACAATAGCAGACAATTTCTTTAAACTAAGTCCTAAATCTTTAGCCAAGATCTTTATAGCACGCGCTCACCTCAATCACGATCGGCACCCAATATATTCGTCAACCAAGTAATCTGCTCACCGTCAAATATGACGGCATCGAAACGGCACACAGGCAATTCACCGTGCCATTTAGCAAGATAGTAACGCGCGGCTAATCGCAGGCGTGCACATTTAGTTGCGTCAATACTGGCTAATGCCCCACCAAAACGCATACTGGCGCGGGCGCGGACTTCAACAAATACAAGCACACTCTCGGCATCGCGCATAATCAGGTCAATTTCACCTCTGCGATAAGTCACATTGCGCGCCACCAGCGTCATGCCACGTTGCTGCAAATATTCTAATGCACGCGTTTCAAACGCAGCGCCAAACATTCTTGTGGTTTTAAACATAGCTGTGACACCACCCTTTACTCACAGTCAATAGGTGATTGCATGGCACA
Encoded here:
- a CDS encoding YraN family protein; translation: MFKTTRMFGAAFETRALEYLQQRGMTLVARNVTYRRGEIDLIMRDAESVLVFVEVRARASMRFGGALASIDATKCARLRLAARYYLAKWHGELPVCRFDAVIFDGEQITWLTNILGADRD